TGCTAAAGTCCTGTTTGAGTAATTCAGACTGTCGCTTCATGATATCACTTGCCCCTGTGTGCAGGTTGACATTTTCCACAGTTGGATTTGCTGCAATGATACTCAGGATCCTGTCATCCATTCAGAGACCATATCGTTGGAAAAACACAGCACTTTGGTGTTTTTGCTGTAAATGCTTCTCACATCTTTTATGGCAGAGTCACCCACAATCAGAGTTTGAGGTCCAGTCGTTAGCTGTCTCTGTAGCCTCTGATCTCCTGATTTACTTTAAGACCTAACCCTTCTCTGCGAATGTGAGTAATTGTCCAGGTCGTCAATGTCTGTGACGAGACTTTCACTCAAATTATTAGGACATTTCCATGTgtccaaacattttgaaatgtgtaACTGACATTACAGACACAAGAATTAACTAGAAATCATGAAGCTGCTGTTGATTGTCTTTCTGCCATTATAATTTAAAGATACATCAAGAACTGCTGTTTTTATGCTTGACAGAAGTTACATAATATATACAACTTAATGAAGAGCACATTATTTTGTATCTGGACATCAGTTTATAACAGTCATACTAGATACACGTCTATGGGCATCTCTACAATATGTTGGCATTGCAAGAGTCAGGTTGCACGATCTGAAGCGTAGCAATGAGTTTCATAGATCTCCTAAACCAGGGATAGAATAAAGCATAGACCACTGGATTTAAACAGGAGTTACAATAAAGTAGCCAGACAGCAAAAATTGAGAAATCCAAACTAGTTGACATGTCTTGGCCTGCAAAAGATGGATAGAAGTATGGACAAAAACATAtcagaaatacaaacacaacaataCCAAGAGTTCTGGCAGCTTTTCTCTCAGACTTCTTAGTGACACAAACTGAACGCTGTTGTGTAACAGAGGTAACATGAGACCTCATGGCTCGGGCCTGAGACACAGCCACCACAAAAACTCTCATGTACAAAACTATGATTACAGTAACGGGGCCAACAAAGGTCACCAGGACATCGACAGCTCCAGTTATGAAGGAAATTATAACAACACACTCTCCATAACAGGAATTATATTTATCTGGATGTTTCAGGAAGTCAATCAGTATCACACCATtatagaacacagaacaggcccaacacagaccaacacagaGTTGAACTCTTCTGACAGTGACTTTGCTGCAGTAACACAAAGGGTCACAAATAGCCACATATCGGTCAACTGATATGAGCACCATGTTTCCTACTGAGGCAGATGTAAGGATGAAAGAAGAATAATaaaacattccacatatcacAGTCCCCAAAAACCAGCAGCCccctgtctggagaatttgtATCGGCATCAACACGAGCCCGACAAAGAAATCTGAGACAGCCagcgagaggaggaggaggttggttGGTGTGTGGAGCTGCCTGGAGACAAAGGATATTAGATTCATAAGTTATATTCTCACACCGAGTAACAATGTGGTTCAATATGTGTGGTTATGAAATTGCAtagaaaagacatttttcttcacattaTTGTATAATATTATGGATATAATATTCTTAGCAGAAAGTGCTCATAAAAGTTTAAGACAATATATAATCATATTCGATTCCAACAGTCTTATCAATACATTGACAGACAAAGCTATTAGTAGCATATGAACAGGAATAATTAAAAGTGCTATGCCAGTAGATTAAATGTTATGCACTGAATGTGAGCAGAtcactaaaaaaatatttttatatagcaCCTGAAGATAGCAGTCTAAAAATCTTTCACATATGTTTGGAAGCTTGATATTAATTACATAAATGCTCAATAGTTAGTATTATGAGTTTATGCCTGAAGTGGGAGATCGAGATGATGACCAGCAAGTTGAGAATcacagtcagcacagagatACACGACAGCAGGACGTGAAGAAAAATGGTCTCAGCACGattctgcactggcttcctacAGGAGGCGTTGAGCAGTTGTGGAAAACATATTTCAACTTCTTCAATAACTGCCATGATCAGAGAGAGGAAAGCAGATGAGAAGCTCATGAGTTCTCCGTTCCCTGACTGAAGTCATATATAATGAAGCTGAAATACCTAGCTCCCCCTCTTTTCACTAATCATGTGGTGCAATGAACCTGCcttctgatgatgatgttgatgatgtaaTTACAATTACCTTTTGACTGAATTTATAGACTCCCCAATTGACGTAGGAAAACAGAAACTTGATGATACAAGTTTTACCAAAgacattattttgtgttatCAGCTAGAGTGGAGTTGTAGCACTACAGTCTCCTTAATGCCATTCTGATTGGATCTCTCAGTGACCATGGCAGCTTTCCAAAAAGACTTGCATCAGTTGCTTGGGAACCAAGGGGCCCAAATGGAACACAACGTACAGTACATGAACAAGGGCAGAAAACATGGAACTGCTGGAATGCTAATAGAGGTAGTACTCAACTTCCAATTATTCGACTGATGAACAATCGGAGATACAAACACACGTGCGCCGCCATATCTGACTTTCGCCCTGCAGttccattttctgccacaacctctAGTGAGCAGCACCACTGCATTTGTGCATCTCAAACACTTGTCTCCCCCTCATggtcttgtttgttgttgagtagtggttttgattttgaaaaaagaaaaaagaaaaaagtttttttttgttttttttttagaaatcagGACACCTTCTGGCTTCAGCAGGGAGACTTTAATTTATCCTGTATGTATCTTCTCTAGGTTTACTCCCAGGgcagcttcttcttcatcactCACAGCGGAAgtgcagatttttttctctccaaaataaaagcatatgcTTCCTTTACCCAAAAATTTAATACAGTACACAATGTCCCATTCTACGGTGTAGATACCACTGCCACAGTTGTCTCTGAACATCTCAGAACATCAGGCTTTGTGTCTTGGATAGTCCGACAGAGCAGTGGCGTTTCGTTTTTTAAGTGAAGTTCTGTGCATCTTCCCCAGACCATCACTCACCTCATGTTACTTACCCATACTACCCATGTCACCTAGGCCAAAGATTAACTATGCTTCTATTACTGCAATAAAACTTCTCTTACTCATTAGCCAAAATACAGCCATATCAAGATGACCATCCTACCCATCGTCAACTTTAGTAATATCATCAACAGAATGACATCTCAGGGCTCCCTCAGGAAGCCAGATCCAATCAACATCACATCAAAACTTTTTGTATTTCTCTAGAAATGATGCACTTGTTTATATTCTCAGGGCAGCATATAAAGTCggtggcgctgttgcctcacatcaAGGAGATTCTGGGTTTTATTCCACCTGGAAGAGTTTGCTTGTTATCCCTGTGTCAGCCTGggttctttcagcttttcctgCTTCCCCCCCCACGTCCAAAAACAggcacaaactggacttgggttaaGACCAGTTT
This window of the Antennarius striatus isolate MH-2024 chromosome 12, ASM4005453v1, whole genome shotgun sequence genome carries:
- the LOC137605474 gene encoding trace amine-associated receptor 13c-like, producing the protein MSFSSAFLSLIMAVIEEVEICFPQLLNASCRKPVQNRAETIFLHVLLSCISVLTVILNLLVIISISHFRQLHTPTNLLLLSLAVSDFFVGLVLMPIQILQTGGCWFLGTVICGMFYYSSFILTSASVGNMVLISVDRYVAICDPLCYCSKVTVRRVQLCVGLCWACSVFYNGVILIDFLKHPDKYNSCYGECVVIISFITGAVDVLVTFVGPVTVIIVLYMRVFVVAVSQARAMRSHVTSVTQQRSVCVTKKSERKAARTLGIVVFVFLICFCPYFYPSFAGQDMSTSLDFSIFAVWLLYCNSCLNPVVYALFYPWFRRSMKLIATLQIVQPDSCNANIL